A genomic segment from Desulfovibrio sp. encodes:
- a CDS encoding squalene cyclase, with protein MDQHPVVTDNAGLSHRFSHDNLHISVSSRFDPPQANALIELLQCNQASCKRIFIDVRHVADPHPSAVDALKTSLLLGGLSTERIVFKGKSGFDMAVTGNRVLIEQKKKHVCKGNCANCKCGHHKHHHHAEN; from the coding sequence ATGGATCAACATCCTGTAGTTACCGATAACGCTGGACTTTCCCACCGATTCAGCCACGACAACCTGCACATATCCGTTTCATCCCGCTTCGACCCGCCTCAGGCCAACGCTCTCATTGAACTTCTTCAGTGCAATCAGGCAAGCTGCAAAAGAATTTTCATCGATGTACGGCACGTAGCCGATCCTCACCCCTCCGCTGTTGACGCCCTCAAAACATCTCTGCTGCTGGGCGGGCTCAGCACAGAGCGTATTGTTTTCAAGGGCAAGAGCGGCTTTGACATGGCCGTCACCGGCAACCGCGTGCTTATCGAACAAAAGAAAAAGCATGTGTGCAAGGGCAACTGCGCCAACTGCAAGTGCGGACACCACAAACATCACCACCACGCGGAAAACTGA
- a CDS encoding outer membrane homotrimeric porin: protein MSAKERNGLNRFKKMCMVTLLAAGMIMGVAGGARAVEFKAKGEWLVGFGVGDGNLTKNTRDNSGAKTKTNNEDQFGASQRIRLQLDAVASEALSGTVFFEIGDQHWGKADEGGALGADGRVVEVKNAYIDWLIPQTEARLRMGIQTTTLPNVAGGSAVMDADAAALTANYKFNDNVGLTFMWARPVNDNFNGSYIDLANNKSSTEKANYLDNLDLFMLSMPLHFDGVDVTPWAMYGMRGKNALRGLEAVNNAEPWSTSDGNLGLTLPGLTPGFNYAGSTPLTASPTSKQYGSLFWAGLPVALTMFDPLNIEFDINYGYSEAMGRFDVLKRGEETVRGSTGRQGWLAKALVEYKMDWATPGIFGWYASGDDGNVKNGSERMPSIAGAGNFTSFVGDGNLSWSPVANACDWNMSYAGTWGLGAQLKDMSFLENVTHTFRLAYWGGTNSPSMVKYMKEASSWREGYGGDGPYLTTNDGLLEFNLVNTWQAYENLSVNLELGYVANMIDKDTWKKNGYNNGAGNGSFDKQDAWKAQVAFQYSF from the coding sequence ATGAGTGCAAAAGAAAGGAATGGTCTGAACCGCTTCAAAAAAATGTGCATGGTCACCCTGCTGGCAGCGGGCATGATCATGGGCGTGGCCGGGGGGGCCAGGGCTGTTGAATTCAAGGCCAAGGGCGAATGGCTCGTTGGCTTTGGCGTGGGTGACGGCAACCTCACCAAAAATACCAGAGACAACTCCGGCGCCAAGACCAAGACCAACAACGAAGATCAGTTTGGCGCTTCACAGCGTATTCGCCTGCAGCTTGATGCCGTGGCCTCCGAGGCCCTTTCCGGCACGGTGTTCTTTGAAATCGGCGATCAGCACTGGGGCAAGGCCGACGAGGGCGGCGCGCTTGGCGCGGATGGCCGCGTTGTGGAAGTGAAAAACGCCTACATCGACTGGCTGATTCCCCAGACCGAAGCCCGTCTGCGCATGGGCATTCAAACCACCACCCTGCCCAATGTGGCGGGCGGCTCTGCCGTGATGGATGCTGACGCCGCGGCCCTTACCGCCAACTACAAGTTCAACGACAACGTGGGCCTCACCTTTATGTGGGCACGCCCAGTCAACGACAACTTCAACGGCAGCTACATCGACCTGGCCAATAACAAGTCCAGCACGGAAAAAGCAAACTATCTCGACAACCTCGACCTGTTCATGCTTTCCATGCCCCTGCATTTTGACGGTGTGGATGTAACCCCCTGGGCCATGTACGGCATGCGCGGCAAAAACGCCCTGCGCGGCCTTGAGGCGGTGAACAATGCCGAGCCGTGGTCAACCAGCGACGGCAACCTTGGCCTCACCCTGCCCGGCCTTACCCCCGGCTTCAATTACGCCGGCAGCACGCCGCTTACGGCTTCGCCTACCAGCAAGCAGTACGGTTCGCTGTTCTGGGCGGGTTTGCCTGTCGCCCTCACCATGTTTGACCCGCTGAACATCGAATTTGACATCAACTATGGCTATTCCGAAGCCATGGGCCGCTTTGATGTGCTCAAGCGCGGCGAAGAAACCGTGCGCGGCAGCACTGGCCGTCAGGGCTGGCTGGCCAAGGCCCTTGTGGAATACAAGATGGACTGGGCCACCCCCGGCATCTTTGGCTGGTACGCCAGCGGCGACGACGGCAACGTAAAGAACGGCTCCGAACGCATGCCTTCCATTGCCGGTGCGGGCAACTTCACCTCATTCGTGGGCGACGGAAACCTTTCGTGGAGCCCGGTTGCCAATGCCTGCGACTGGAACATGAGCTATGCTGGCACGTGGGGCCTCGGCGCCCAGCTGAAAGACATGAGCTTTTTGGAAAATGTCACGCACACCTTCCGTTTGGCATACTGGGGCGGCACCAACTCGCCCTCCATGGTCAAATACATGAAGGAAGCCTCTTCGTGGCGTGAAGGCTACGGCGGCGACGGCCCCTACCTGACCACCAACGACGGTCTGCTGGAATTCAACCTCGTGAATACCTGGCAGGCATACGAAAACCTGAGCGTGAATCTTGAACTTGGCTACGTGG